In Microbacterium laevaniformans, a single window of DNA contains:
- a CDS encoding cation:proton antiporter, with the protein MTDLTWLIAGIAVIGVSTVLARRLGVAGPLILVAIGLVASLLLPEFSVPPELILVGILPPLLYASAVRLPAIEFRRDALPIAGLAVILVVISALALGTLFYVAIPGLDFALAVALGAIISPTDAVATSIAKKLGISPRVITMLEGESLLNDATALVLLRSAVAASAAGFSPGSTIGAFAWGVLVAVVIGVAVGLLTLRVRRWIGEPVANTAVGFIVPFVAYLPTEHLGGSGLVAAVAAGITAGQGAARWSTPEQRVSDELNWHTLELLLEGAVFLIMGLELRDIVSANVQKHSGVGVGIGLAVAALAIVLAVRALYVSGLVTLIGRRARRMQRDRLQAFSDRLSAFDVETGNLRDLRPQPGENPNPAPRSGGLVRRTTGRAARRVARRWARRTPDAASAQRRVEGVRARVGRVLNDMDYYQASPLGWKEGAVIVWAGMRGVVTLAAAQTLDPDTTPARELLILIAFVVALVSLMVQGLSLPWVIRMLRIPSAAGDGSSEEADRLADELREAALAHVRTPGLADSSGQPFPPEVLSKLAERMSSPPIEAPEISTASVIDLRISLIEAMRERLVDVSSEGSYSSATLRHALAQLDADQLSIQLRRDPDD; encoded by the coding sequence GTGACCGACCTCACGTGGCTGATCGCCGGCATCGCGGTCATCGGCGTCTCGACGGTGCTCGCGCGCCGACTGGGTGTCGCCGGCCCGCTCATCCTCGTCGCGATCGGGCTCGTCGCCTCACTCCTGCTGCCCGAGTTCTCGGTGCCCCCGGAGCTGATCCTCGTCGGCATCCTGCCCCCGCTGCTGTACGCGTCGGCGGTGCGCCTGCCGGCGATCGAGTTCCGCCGCGACGCCCTGCCGATCGCCGGGCTCGCCGTCATCCTCGTCGTCATCAGCGCCCTCGCGCTGGGGACGCTCTTCTACGTCGCCATCCCGGGACTCGACTTCGCCCTCGCCGTGGCCCTCGGGGCGATCATCAGCCCCACGGATGCCGTGGCCACCTCCATCGCGAAGAAGCTGGGCATCTCCCCGCGCGTCATCACGATGCTCGAGGGTGAGAGCCTGCTCAACGACGCGACGGCGCTCGTGCTGCTGCGCAGCGCCGTCGCGGCATCCGCGGCGGGATTCTCGCCGGGCAGCACGATCGGCGCCTTCGCCTGGGGCGTGCTCGTCGCCGTCGTGATCGGCGTCGCGGTGGGCCTGCTGACCCTGCGGGTGCGGCGGTGGATCGGCGAGCCGGTGGCGAACACCGCCGTCGGCTTCATCGTCCCGTTCGTCGCCTACCTGCCGACGGAGCACCTCGGCGGGTCGGGACTGGTCGCAGCGGTCGCCGCCGGCATCACCGCCGGCCAGGGCGCCGCCCGATGGTCTACCCCCGAGCAGCGCGTGTCGGACGAGCTGAACTGGCACACGCTCGAGCTGCTGCTGGAGGGTGCGGTCTTCCTCATCATGGGGTTGGAGCTGCGCGACATCGTCAGCGCCAACGTCCAGAAGCACAGCGGCGTGGGCGTCGGGATCGGCCTCGCCGTCGCCGCCCTGGCGATCGTGCTCGCGGTGCGGGCGCTGTACGTGTCGGGGCTGGTGACACTCATCGGTCGTCGCGCCCGCCGGATGCAGCGCGACCGATTGCAGGCGTTCAGCGATCGATTGAGCGCCTTCGACGTCGAGACGGGCAACCTGCGCGATCTGCGCCCGCAACCCGGCGAGAATCCGAACCCCGCTCCGCGAAGCGGCGGACTCGTCCGGCGCACGACTGGGCGCGCGGCGCGTCGCGTCGCGCGGCGATGGGCGCGGCGCACGCCGGATGCCGCCTCCGCCCAGCGTCGGGTCGAGGGCGTGCGCGCCCGCGTCGGGCGCGTCCTCAACGACATGGACTACTACCAGGCATCCCCGCTCGGCTGGAAGGAGGGCGCCGTCATCGTCTGGGCCGGGATGCGGGGTGTCGTCACCCTCGCCGCGGCGCAGACGCTCGATCCGGACACCACGCCCGCCCGCGAACTGCTGATCCTCATCGCGTTCGTCGTCGCGCTGGTGAGCCTGATGGTGCAGGGACTGAGCCTGCCATGGGTGATCCGCATGCTGCGCATTCCGTCTGCCGCCGGCGACGGCAGCAGCGAGGAAGCCGACCGCCTCGCCGACGAGCTGCGTGAGGCCGCGCTGGCCCACGTGCGCACACCCGGGCTCGCCGACTCCTCGGGCCAGCCGTTTCCGCCCGAGGTGCTCTCCAAGCTCGCCGAGCGCATGAGCAGCCCGCCGATCGAGGCACCCGAGATCAGCACCGCGAGTGTCATCGACCTGCGGATCTCCCTGATCGAGGCCATGCGCGAGCGTCTCGTCGACGTATCCAGCGAGGGGTCGTACTCCTCGGCGACGCTCCGACACGCTCTCGCGCAGCTGGACGCCGACCAGCTCAGCATCCAGCTGCGACGCGACCCCGACGACTGA
- a CDS encoding malate dehydrogenase → MDATTVTVTGAGGQIGYALLFRIAAGDMLGAGRPVRLRLLEIPQGLKSAEGAALELQDCAFPLLADVEITDDPRIAFDGANLAMLVGARPRGAGMERADLLAANAGIFGPQGAALNEVAARDIRVLVVGNPANTNALIAAAAAPDIPGERFAALTRLDHDRALAQLAAALEAPVAAVQGVAIWGNHSATQFPDVAHASVDGRPVLEALAEKLGGADAVASWLDDVFVPRVAKRGAEIISVRGSSSAASAANAAISHVRDLVHGTANGWTSAAVLSHGEYGLPAGLYSSAPVTSDGTAFRVVEGLDLDARGRARLDASVAELVAERDAVRVLGMI, encoded by the coding sequence ATGGATGCCACGACAGTCACCGTGACCGGGGCCGGCGGACAGATCGGCTACGCGCTGCTGTTCCGCATCGCCGCCGGCGACATGCTGGGAGCCGGCCGCCCGGTGCGACTGCGCCTGCTGGAGATCCCCCAGGGGCTCAAGAGCGCAGAGGGCGCGGCGCTCGAGCTGCAGGACTGCGCCTTCCCGCTGCTCGCCGATGTCGAAATCACCGACGACCCGCGCATCGCCTTCGACGGAGCGAACCTCGCAATGCTGGTCGGGGCGCGCCCGCGCGGCGCCGGCATGGAGCGCGCCGACCTGCTCGCGGCCAACGCGGGCATCTTCGGACCGCAGGGCGCGGCGCTCAACGAGGTCGCCGCCCGCGACATCCGCGTCCTGGTGGTGGGAAACCCCGCCAACACGAACGCGCTGATCGCCGCGGCGGCCGCGCCCGACATCCCGGGCGAACGCTTCGCCGCACTGACTCGGCTGGATCACGATCGGGCCCTCGCCCAGCTCGCCGCCGCTCTGGAGGCGCCCGTGGCGGCGGTGCAGGGCGTCGCCATCTGGGGCAACCATTCCGCGACGCAGTTCCCGGACGTCGCCCACGCGAGCGTGGACGGTCGTCCGGTGCTCGAGGCGCTGGCGGAGAAGCTCGGCGGGGCGGATGCCGTGGCATCCTGGCTCGACGACGTCTTCGTGCCCCGCGTTGCCAAGCGCGGGGCGGAGATCATCTCGGTGCGCGGCTCGTCCTCGGCGGCCTCCGCGGCCAACGCCGCGATCTCCCACGTCCGCGATCTCGTCCACGGCACGGCGAACGGGTGGACCTCGGCGGCGGTGCTCTCCCACGGCGAGTACGGTCTGCCGGCGGGGCTGTACTCCTCGGCACCCGTCACGAGCGATGGCACGGCTTTCCGCGTCGTGGAGGGGCTCGACCTCGACGCCCGCGGCCGCGCACGCCTGGACGCCTCCGTCGCCGAGCTCGTCGCCGAGCGCGACGCGGTGCGGGTCCTCGGCATGATCTGA
- the ypfJ gene encoding KPN_02809 family neutral zinc metallopeptidase, protein MTFNSNAELGGTTARRRGRGGGAAAVAGGGLAGLGGIAVLLLILFTGGDVTSLLGGAGGTAQDSAIQGCDTGADANANDDCRLVFGQKALDAYWSTHVQGYRAPQLIIVDGAASTRCGTASNATGPFYCPPEETIYVDPTFFGVLRSQFGAQAGSLAQLYVLAHEYGHHIQQLTGIMDRYPNDGTGPASNGVRTELQADCYAGAWIADATEAKDANGVAYLQRPTDAELRDALDAAATVGDDNIQAQSGRVNPETWTHGSSAQRQRWFTAGYQNGLGACDTFSVSGGEL, encoded by the coding sequence ATGACGTTCAACAGCAATGCAGAGCTGGGAGGCACGACCGCACGGCGACGAGGCCGCGGGGGAGGTGCCGCAGCCGTCGCCGGCGGCGGTCTCGCCGGGCTGGGCGGCATCGCCGTGCTCCTGCTCATCCTCTTCACCGGCGGCGACGTCACGAGTCTGCTCGGCGGCGCCGGCGGCACCGCGCAGGACTCGGCGATCCAGGGCTGCGACACGGGTGCCGACGCGAACGCGAACGACGACTGCCGCCTCGTCTTCGGCCAGAAGGCGCTCGACGCCTATTGGTCCACGCACGTGCAGGGCTACCGCGCGCCGCAGCTGATCATCGTCGACGGCGCCGCCTCGACCCGCTGCGGTACCGCCTCCAACGCGACCGGTCCGTTCTACTGTCCGCCGGAGGAGACCATCTACGTCGACCCGACGTTCTTCGGCGTGCTGCGCAGCCAGTTCGGCGCGCAGGCCGGCAGCCTCGCCCAGCTGTATGTCCTCGCCCACGAGTACGGTCACCACATCCAGCAGCTGACCGGCATCATGGACCGCTACCCGAACGACGGGACCGGCCCGGCCAGCAACGGGGTGCGCACCGAACTGCAGGCCGACTGCTACGCCGGCGCGTGGATCGCCGACGCGACGGAGGCGAAGGACGCCAACGGTGTCGCCTACCTCCAGCGGCCCACCGACGCGGAACTGCGCGACGCGTTGGACGCCGCGGCCACCGTCGGCGACGACAACATCCAGGCCCAGTCGGGCCGCGTCAACCCCGAGACCTGGACCCACGGCTCGAGCGCCCAGCGGCAGCGCTGGTTCACGGCGGGGTATCAGAACGGGCTCGGAGCCTGTGACACCTTCTCGGTGTCGGGAGGAGAACTGTGA
- the pip gene encoding prolyl aminopeptidase, whose protein sequence is MNGPAHLDDILYPDIEPYESGYLLAGDGQRVYWEQSGNPDGKPVVFLHGGPGSGTSPWHRRFFDPEKYRIVLFDQRGCGKSTPHMSAPDADPRFNTTWHLVADIELLRRNLGIETWQVFGGSWGSALALAYAQCHPDAVSEIVLRGVFTLRRHELEWFYEGGAAAIFPDRWESYLAPIPVLERSRLIEAYHRRLTDPDPAVHEPAAIAWTTWEMSTLTLHPDPDLVASMTDAATAVAFARIENHYFMHGGWLREGQLIDDVGAIRGIPAVIVQGRYDICTPIMTAWDLHRAWPEAEFVVVDDAGHAASEPGIARALRAATDRFAT, encoded by the coding sequence GTGAACGGCCCCGCCCACCTGGACGACATCCTCTACCCCGACATCGAGCCGTACGAGAGCGGATACCTGCTGGCCGGCGACGGGCAGCGCGTCTACTGGGAGCAGTCCGGCAACCCCGACGGCAAGCCGGTCGTGTTCCTGCACGGGGGTCCCGGTTCGGGCACCTCCCCGTGGCACCGGCGGTTCTTCGACCCGGAGAAGTACCGGATCGTGCTGTTCGACCAGCGCGGCTGCGGAAAGTCCACGCCCCACATGAGCGCGCCCGACGCCGACCCGCGCTTCAACACCACCTGGCACCTGGTCGCCGACATCGAGCTGCTGCGACGCAACCTCGGCATCGAGACGTGGCAGGTCTTCGGCGGCTCGTGGGGCTCGGCGCTCGCGCTGGCCTACGCCCAATGCCACCCGGATGCCGTGAGCGAGATCGTCCTGCGCGGCGTCTTCACCCTGCGGCGGCACGAGCTGGAATGGTTCTACGAGGGGGGCGCCGCGGCGATCTTCCCCGACCGGTGGGAGAGCTATCTGGCACCGATCCCGGTTCTGGAGCGCTCGCGGCTGATCGAGGCGTATCATCGCCGGCTCACCGACCCGGATCCCGCCGTCCACGAGCCGGCCGCGATCGCGTGGACCACGTGGGAGATGTCGACGCTGACGCTGCATCCCGACCCGGACCTCGTCGCCTCGATGACCGATGCGGCCACCGCGGTCGCGTTCGCGCGCATCGAGAACCACTACTTCATGCACGGCGGGTGGCTGCGCGAAGGGCAGCTCATCGACGACGTCGGCGCGATCCGCGGCATCCCCGCGGTCATCGTGCAGGGCCGGTACGACATCTGCACGCCGATCATGACGGCGTGGGATCTGCACCGGGCCTGGCCGGAGGCCGAGTTCGTCGTCGTCGACGACGCCGGCCACGCGGCATCCGAGCCGGGCATCGCCCGCGCCCTGCGCGCCGCGACCGACCGCTTCGCCACCTGA
- a CDS encoding DEAD/DEAH box helicase — protein sequence MSDITFGALGVPAPLLDVLAKDGKTTAFPIQVDTLPDTLAGRDVLGRGKTGSGKTLAFSIPLAARLGGPLAGGTRRSGRVLGLVLAPTRELATQINATLEPLAAAYGMTTTTIFGGVNQNRQVAALKAGVDIIVACPGRLEDLISQGFVKLDAVEITVIDEADHMADLGFLPSVTRILDKTPRDGQRLLFSATLDNGVDKLVKRFLQNEVLHSVDEANSPVAAMTHHVFHVGGVEEKKELVRTLASGTGRRILFMRTKHHAKKLAQQLTSQGIPSVDLHGNLSQPARDRNLAAFSSGAAKVLVATDVAARGVHVDDVELVIHVDPPMEHKAYLHRSGRTARAGAEGSVVTLVLPGQEKDVKDLLRKAAITATPVPVTPTSPQVTALVGEVAPYVAPAPKSEQPGRGQGGGGRSQGANAQRKRAAREGAQGQGGARGQGGRGGRGAGQGAQAGQPRTDRSGRPAAERSAAGREQRPARDHRPAERSAQPAASGNARATGRRASHGGGTGGGKLMVGSVVRQNGGPRRAGR from the coding sequence ATGTCTGACATCACCTTCGGCGCGCTCGGCGTGCCCGCCCCCCTCCTCGACGTCCTCGCGAAGGACGGCAAGACCACCGCGTTCCCCATCCAGGTCGACACCCTGCCCGACACACTCGCCGGTCGTGACGTGCTCGGCCGCGGCAAGACCGGTTCGGGCAAGACGCTCGCCTTCTCCATCCCGCTCGCCGCGCGCCTCGGCGGTCCCCTCGCCGGCGGCACCCGCCGCTCCGGCCGCGTGCTCGGTCTGGTGCTCGCGCCCACCCGTGAGCTCGCGACGCAGATCAACGCGACCCTCGAGCCCCTCGCCGCCGCGTACGGCATGACGACGACCACCATCTTCGGCGGCGTCAACCAGAACCGCCAGGTCGCCGCGCTCAAGGCCGGCGTCGACATCATCGTCGCGTGCCCCGGCCGTCTCGAAGACCTCATCTCGCAGGGCTTCGTCAAGCTGGATGCCGTGGAGATCACCGTCATCGACGAGGCCGACCACATGGCCGACCTCGGGTTCCTGCCGTCGGTCACGCGCATTCTCGACAAGACCCCGCGCGACGGCCAGCGTCTGCTGTTCAGCGCGACGCTGGACAACGGCGTCGACAAGCTCGTGAAGCGCTTCCTGCAGAACGAGGTCCTCCACTCCGTCGACGAGGCGAACTCGCCCGTCGCCGCGATGACCCACCACGTGTTCCACGTCGGCGGCGTCGAGGAGAAGAAGGAGCTCGTGCGTACGCTCGCCTCGGGCACCGGCCGTCGCATCCTCTTCATGCGCACCAAGCACCACGCCAAGAAGCTCGCGCAGCAGCTGACGTCGCAGGGCATTCCTTCGGTCGACTTGCACGGCAACCTGTCGCAGCCCGCGCGCGACCGCAACCTCGCCGCCTTCAGCTCCGGTGCCGCCAAGGTGCTCGTCGCGACCGACGTCGCGGCGCGCGGTGTGCACGTCGACGACGTCGAACTCGTCATCCACGTCGACCCGCCCATGGAGCACAAGGCCTACCTGCACCGTTCGGGCCGTACCGCCCGTGCCGGCGCCGAAGGCTCGGTCGTCACCCTCGTGCTTCCCGGTCAGGAGAAGGACGTCAAGGACCTCCTTCGCAAGGCGGCGATCACCGCGACCCCCGTGCCTGTGACGCCGACCTCCCCGCAGGTCACCGCGCTCGTCGGCGAGGTCGCCCCCTATGTCGCGCCCGCGCCGAAGTCCGAGCAGCCCGGCCGTGGCCAGGGCGGCGGCGGTCGCAGCCAGGGAGCGAACGCGCAGCGCAAGCGCGCCGCGCGAGAAGGCGCCCAGGGCCAGGGCGGCGCTCGTGGTCAGGGCGGCCGTGGTGGCCGCGGCGCCGGTCAGGGAGCGCAGGCGGGTCAGCCCCGCACCGACCGTTCCGGTCGTCCGGCCGCCGAGCGCTCCGCCGCCGGGCGCGAGCAGCGTCCTGCTCGCGACCACCGCCCTGCCGAGCGGTCGGCGCAGCCCGCGGCATCCGGAAACGCCCGCGCCACCGGCCGTCGTGCCTCGCACGGCGGTGGCACCGGCGGCGGAAAGCTCATGGTCGGCTCCGTCGTCCGCCAGAACGGCGGACCGCGACGCGCCGGGCGCTGA
- a CDS encoding GMC family oxidoreductase: MSPRRPATGGALDADYVIVGAGSAGAALAARLTEDPAVSVLLLEAGPTDAALELHVPAAFSTLFRGRYDWNYDTVPQRELEGRTIYWPRGKTLGGSSSLNAMMWIRGFAADYDAWAEGAGDTWSWDALAPYFVRAEATQDAADATQGTRGAQPVEHQRDPRPHTAAFLQAARELRHPVTPANLPTRQGFSQTMVTQHRGARASTADAYLRPARRRRNLRVLTDALVRRVTFAERDAGAAPRATGVYVDLGGITRHARARREVILCGGAINTPQLLMLSGIGPEDHLASHGIPVRVNAPQVGQNLQDHLVAGLAPAARGGTLYGARRPAQLARYVSARRGMLSSNVAEAYGFVRTAVADRRGAPADLPDIEIIFATAPYVGEGLVPPPAEGITVGAILLQPRSRGTIRLASSDPTDAAIIDPAYLTDPAGIDAETLRAGLAECERLIEAPALRAVTTGGWVQPVGGERMSAAERIELSLRRYSHTLYHPVGTARMGLDAASVVDPELRVRGVDGLRVADASIMPTVIRGHTNAPAIVIGERAADLIRGI, encoded by the coding sequence ATGAGCCCGCGACGGCCGGCGACGGGCGGCGCCCTCGACGCCGACTATGTGATCGTCGGAGCGGGTTCGGCGGGCGCCGCGCTCGCGGCCCGACTCACGGAAGACCCCGCCGTCAGCGTGCTGCTGCTCGAAGCCGGCCCCACCGATGCCGCCCTCGAGCTGCACGTGCCGGCGGCATTCTCGACGCTGTTCCGCGGTCGCTACGACTGGAACTACGACACGGTCCCCCAGCGGGAGCTCGAGGGGCGCACGATCTACTGGCCGCGCGGCAAGACCCTGGGCGGATCGTCATCGCTGAACGCCATGATGTGGATCCGCGGGTTCGCGGCCGACTACGACGCGTGGGCGGAGGGCGCCGGCGACACGTGGTCGTGGGACGCCCTCGCCCCGTATTTCGTGCGGGCGGAGGCCACCCAGGACGCCGCCGATGCCACCCAGGGCACCCGGGGGGCGCAGCCCGTCGAGCACCAGCGCGACCCCCGCCCGCACACGGCCGCGTTCCTCCAGGCGGCGCGCGAGCTGCGGCATCCGGTCACTCCGGCGAACCTCCCGACGAGGCAGGGCTTCTCGCAGACGATGGTCACGCAGCATCGCGGAGCCCGGGCTTCGACCGCCGACGCCTACCTGCGTCCGGCGCGTCGACGCCGGAACCTCCGCGTGCTCACCGACGCGCTGGTGCGGCGGGTCACCTTCGCCGAGCGCGATGCCGGTGCGGCGCCGCGGGCCACGGGCGTCTACGTCGACCTCGGCGGCATCACCCGCCACGCCCGCGCTCGGCGCGAAGTCATCCTCTGCGGGGGCGCGATCAACACCCCGCAGCTGTTGATGCTGAGCGGCATCGGGCCAGAGGATCACCTCGCCTCCCACGGCATCCCCGTGCGCGTGAACGCACCGCAGGTGGGCCAGAATCTCCAGGATCATCTCGTCGCCGGTCTCGCGCCCGCGGCGCGCGGCGGAACGCTGTACGGAGCGCGGCGGCCCGCTCAGCTCGCGCGCTATGTGAGCGCCCGGCGCGGCATGCTGAGCTCCAACGTCGCCGAAGCCTACGGCTTCGTGCGCACGGCCGTGGCCGATCGCAGGGGCGCGCCCGCCGACCTGCCCGACATCGAGATCATCTTCGCGACGGCACCGTACGTCGGCGAAGGCCTGGTACCGCCGCCCGCGGAGGGCATCACGGTGGGTGCGATCCTGCTGCAGCCCCGCAGTCGCGGCACCATCCGCCTCGCCTCCAGCGACCCGACGGATGCCGCGATCATCGATCCCGCGTATCTGACCGACCCCGCAGGCATCGACGCCGAGACCCTGCGCGCCGGCCTCGCGGAGTGCGAGCGCCTCATCGAGGCCCCGGCACTGCGCGCCGTGACGACGGGCGGCTGGGTGCAGCCGGTCGGTGGCGAGCGCATGAGCGCGGCGGAGCGGATCGAGCTGTCTCTGCGGCGCTACTCCCACACGCTCTACCATCCGGTCGGGACGGCGCGGATGGGGCTCGACGCGGCATCCGTCGTCGACCCCGAGCTGCGGGTGCGGGGCGTCGACGGCCTGCGGGTCGCGGATGCGTCGATCATGCCGACGGTCATCCGCGGGCACACGAACGCGCCCGCCATCGTCATCGGCGAGCGCGCCGCCGATCTGATCCGCGGCATCTGA
- a CDS encoding aldehyde dehydrogenase family protein: MTANAPSAPKRSTVAPTLADDVRADLDAAITALRTGQRAWSALTLAQRRTLLQRVRVATSAVAAEWADAASVSKGLAPGHPLRGEEWLSGPYAAIVALDAYADTLRALAVGRSPLDGVRIGAAPGDRTVVHTSPLSATDALLLSGYATEVWLQPGVDAATARREAGLGQLDPASAGGVGLVLGAGNITSIPYLDVLYELLASNRVTLLKVNPTQDALVSVFERALAPLIEPGFLRIVRGGGDVGAYLTQHPEIDHVHITGSEATFRSIVWGPSHTPAAAGAATRRRRDGRPLLKKPITAELGGVSPIIVVPGRWSNADLRFQAEHVVTMRLHNSGHNCIAGQVVLLSDDWAQRDAFLDALRTAYDRAPSRPVWYPQSQGKLDAARTSYPDAAWCGGGTRALIETTPADAGTLETTEYFSPVLGVVALRGTGQEFLDSAVAHANERLVGTLGANVLIDPETQKSLGDGFERALADLRYGTVAINAWTAFGFLTPTATWGAFPGGTLEDAPSGMGVVHNALLLDHVERTVVRGPFRPFPRSASSAMRGYGLSVLPKPPWFVTSRTGAAVCEGFTRFRIDGNPAKMALTLVKAFGA; the protein is encoded by the coding sequence GTGACCGCAAACGCTCCGAGCGCACCGAAACGGTCCACAGTCGCGCCCACCCTCGCCGATGACGTGCGCGCCGATCTGGATGCCGCGATCACGGCTCTGCGCACAGGGCAGCGCGCCTGGAGCGCGCTCACTCTCGCGCAACGTCGCACGCTGCTGCAGCGCGTCCGCGTCGCGACGTCCGCGGTCGCGGCCGAATGGGCCGACGCGGCATCCGTGTCGAAGGGTCTCGCCCCCGGCCACCCGCTCCGAGGCGAGGAGTGGCTGTCGGGGCCGTACGCAGCCATCGTCGCCCTCGACGCCTACGCCGACACGCTCCGGGCTCTCGCCGTCGGGCGATCGCCGCTGGACGGCGTCCGCATCGGCGCGGCTCCCGGAGACCGCACGGTCGTCCACACCTCGCCACTGTCGGCGACCGACGCCCTGCTGCTGTCGGGCTACGCCACCGAGGTCTGGCTGCAGCCGGGGGTGGATGCCGCGACGGCCCGCCGGGAGGCGGGGCTCGGCCAGCTCGATCCGGCGAGCGCGGGTGGCGTCGGGCTCGTGCTGGGCGCCGGCAACATCACCTCCATCCCCTACCTCGACGTGCTGTACGAGCTGCTGGCGTCCAACCGCGTCACGCTGCTGAAGGTCAATCCGACGCAGGACGCGCTCGTGTCCGTCTTCGAGCGTGCCCTGGCACCGCTCATCGAGCCCGGGTTCCTGCGGATCGTCCGCGGTGGGGGCGATGTGGGCGCCTACCTCACCCAGCATCCGGAGATCGACCACGTCCACATCACCGGATCGGAGGCGACGTTCCGCTCCATCGTGTGGGGTCCCTCGCACACCCCCGCCGCGGCGGGTGCCGCCACACGTCGCCGCCGCGACGGCAGACCGCTGCTGAAGAAGCCGATCACGGCCGAACTGGGGGGTGTCTCGCCGATCATCGTCGTGCCGGGGAGGTGGTCGAACGCCGACCTGCGCTTCCAGGCCGAGCACGTCGTCACCATGCGCCTGCACAACAGCGGCCACAACTGCATCGCCGGCCAGGTCGTGCTGCTCTCGGACGACTGGGCGCAGCGCGACGCGTTCCTCGACGCGTTGCGCACGGCGTACGACCGCGCGCCGTCCCGCCCCGTCTGGTATCCGCAGAGTCAGGGCAAGCTCGACGCTGCCCGCACCTCGTACCCGGATGCCGCGTGGTGCGGCGGCGGCACACGCGCCCTCATCGAGACGACCCCGGCCGACGCCGGGACCCTCGAGACGACGGAGTACTTCTCGCCGGTTCTCGGGGTGGTCGCCCTGCGCGGCACGGGCCAGGAGTTCCTGGACAGCGCCGTGGCGCATGCCAACGAGCGCCTCGTGGGCACCCTCGGCGCCAACGTGCTGATCGATCCCGAGACGCAGAAGTCTCTGGGCGATGGGTTCGAGAGGGCGCTCGCCGACCTCCGCTACGGCACGGTCGCGATCAACGCGTGGACGGCCTTCGGCTTTCTCACACCGACCGCCACCTGGGGCGCCTTCCCCGGCGGCACCCTCGAGGACGCGCCCAGCGGCATGGGCGTCGTGCACAACGCCCTGCTGCTCGACCACGTCGAACGCACGGTCGTGCGGGGACCCTTCCGACCGTTCCCCCGCTCGGCGTCTTCGGCGATGCGGGGCTACGGACTGTCGGTGCTGCCGAAGCCGCCGTGGTTCGTCACGTCGCGCACGGGCGCTGCCGTCTGCGAGGGATTCACCCGCTTCCGCATCGACGGCAATCCGGCCAAGATGGCGCTCACCCTCGTCAAGGCCTTCGGCGCATGA
- a CDS encoding glutaredoxin family protein produces the protein MTSENTQITMFGADWCRDCVRTKKQLDELGVPYTYVDLVADPAAADVAREISGRTNIPVVVYPDASHHVEPTNADVEAKLRELSLI, from the coding sequence ATGACCTCCGAGAACACCCAGATCACGATGTTCGGTGCCGATTGGTGCCGCGACTGCGTCCGCACCAAGAAGCAGCTCGACGAGCTCGGTGTGCCGTACACCTACGTCGACCTGGTCGCCGACCCCGCCGCTGCGGACGTCGCCCGCGAGATCTCCGGTCGCACGAACATCCCCGTCGTCGTCTACCCCGACGCCTCCCACCACGTCGAGCCGACCAACGCCGACGTCGAGGCGAAGCTGCGCGAGCTCTCCCTCATCTGA